A single window of Marispirochaeta aestuarii DNA harbors:
- a CDS encoding sugar ABC transporter ATP-binding protein, translating into MQSEVILEMRAISKSFPEVKALNNVDFRLRKGEIHALMGENGAGKSTLIKVITGVYEKDAGHIFIDKKQVHFRSPQEAQKNGIGTVYQEITLCPNLTVAENMFIGRSRDPFINWKKINEKSAQLLDSLGISASPTQELSSCSLAVQQMIAIARTVDMDCKILILDEPTSSLDEDEVNKLFELMRELKSRGVGIIFITHFLEQVYEIAERITVLRNGKLIGEYETSSLPQIELVSKMMGKNLDDVTKIKKHEALASDTSVPVLEGKALSSAAGVRPFNFTIQKGEVNGFAGLLGSGRSESARAIFAADKVTGGEVRMNGRRVKIRTPLHAMKQGIGYLPEDRKGDGVIADLSVRDNIILAFQVMKGFFKPFAQKQVEEFADEYIKKLDIKTPNINTPVKSLSGGNQQKVILARWLLTHPAYLILDEPTRGIDVGTKVEIQKLVLQLAESGMSLTFISSEIDEMLRTCSRLIIMKDREIVGELSGMNLTESDVMQVIARGREEKS; encoded by the coding sequence TTGCAGTCCGAAGTCATACTCGAAATGAGAGCTATCAGCAAATCTTTTCCAGAGGTCAAAGCCCTTAATAACGTAGATTTCAGGCTCCGGAAGGGTGAGATTCATGCCCTCATGGGAGAAAACGGAGCGGGCAAATCCACACTGATAAAGGTCATAACCGGAGTTTACGAAAAGGACGCCGGCCATATATTTATAGATAAAAAGCAGGTTCACTTCAGGTCGCCGCAGGAAGCGCAAAAAAATGGAATCGGCACAGTCTATCAGGAAATCACTCTTTGCCCCAATCTGACTGTTGCAGAGAATATGTTTATCGGCCGCAGCCGGGATCCTTTCATTAATTGGAAGAAGATAAACGAAAAGTCTGCACAACTGCTCGATTCCCTCGGAATTTCAGCGAGTCCGACCCAGGAACTATCAAGCTGTTCCCTTGCGGTCCAGCAGATGATTGCGATTGCCCGAACGGTCGATATGGACTGTAAGATCCTTATCCTGGATGAGCCGACATCCTCACTGGACGAAGATGAGGTAAATAAACTCTTTGAACTCATGCGCGAATTGAAATCACGGGGCGTGGGAATTATCTTCATAACCCATTTTCTCGAGCAGGTATACGAAATTGCAGAACGGATTACAGTGCTTCGCAATGGAAAGTTAATCGGTGAATACGAAACATCATCACTTCCCCAAATCGAGCTTGTCTCAAAGATGATGGGTAAAAATCTTGATGATGTCACAAAGATAAAAAAACATGAGGCCCTTGCATCCGACACCAGCGTACCGGTTTTGGAAGGGAAGGCGCTTTCGAGCGCCGCAGGTGTACGGCCTTTCAACTTTACCATACAAAAAGGCGAAGTGAACGGGTTCGCCGGGCTGCTCGGCTCCGGACGCAGCGAAAGTGCCCGCGCAATTTTCGCCGCCGACAAGGTAACAGGCGGTGAAGTCAGAATGAACGGGAGGAGAGTGAAGATCAGGACGCCCCTGCACGCCATGAAACAGGGAATCGGCTATCTCCCGGAGGACCGCAAGGGCGACGGAGTTATCGCTGACCTGTCGGTACGCGACAACATTATTCTGGCCTTTCAGGTTATGAAAGGCTTTTTCAAGCCTTTTGCTCAGAAACAGGTTGAGGAATTTGCCGACGAATATATAAAGAAATTGGATATCAAAACCCCGAACATCAACACGCCCGTCAAATCCCTGTCGGGAGGCAACCAGCAGAAAGTCATTCTGGCCCGCTGGCTGCTCACGCACCCTGCGTATCTGATCCTCGATGAACCGACACGGGGAATCGATGTCGGAACCAAGGTGGAAATCCAAAAACTGGTGCTCCAGCTCGCCGAAAGCGGAATGAGCCTGACATTCATATCCTCGGAAATTGATGAAATGCTCCGAACCTGTTCCCGATTGATAATCATGAAGGACCGTGAAATCGTCGGGGAACTCAGTGGAATGAATTTGACGGAAAGCGATGTCATGCAAGTGATAGCCCGGGGGAGGGAAGAAAAAAGTTGA
- a CDS encoding anthranilate synthase component I family protein, protein MKTERKERVLIKAVPGDKFTPYSLARKLGARALLESSSFAKGKERFSVLLVEEAFRLQQLDRDIFFVREGKSKRIKSGARDILDVLNYFADQHKSLGLELPFPAGGIGFLSYEFARFCDDIKFLPKTPDMEIPDACFLFGNLYVIFDHYTDILYLVALDYEEAPADLEKLIADTEKRLGNLDFTYLEEPEKGYASEVADSEEERKGYMDGVRKVRERIIAGDILQGVLSRRVTLRTTIPPLEAYRHLRTSNPSPYLFFLDFDDYAIFGSSPEVHVKVKDGYAEIHPIAGTRRRGKTEEDDRHLEEELKADEKERAEHLMLVDLARNDLGRVCEPGTIKVTSFMEVERYSHVMHLVSRVRGKLGDRSSAQVIRATFPAGTVSGAPKLKAMEIIDSLEPLPRGFYAGLVGYFEPGGQMDTCITIRAALQRGETITLQAGAGIVYDSTPEREYEETGEKLGALLSAIEAQI, encoded by the coding sequence ATGAAAACCGAACGAAAAGAACGGGTTCTGATAAAAGCGGTCCCGGGGGACAAGTTCACTCCCTATTCCCTCGCCAGGAAACTGGGGGCCAGGGCGCTGCTTGAAAGCTCCTCCTTCGCAAAGGGAAAGGAGCGCTTCTCTGTTCTGCTGGTCGAGGAGGCCTTCAGGCTGCAGCAGCTGGACAGGGATATTTTCTTTGTACGGGAAGGAAAATCAAAACGGATAAAAAGCGGTGCCCGGGATATTCTGGATGTGCTGAATTATTTTGCTGACCAGCACAAGTCTCTGGGGCTCGAGCTTCCTTTTCCCGCCGGGGGGATCGGATTCCTCTCCTACGAGTTCGCCCGCTTTTGTGATGACATAAAATTTCTTCCCAAGACTCCGGATATGGAGATACCCGATGCCTGTTTTCTGTTTGGAAATCTGTATGTAATCTTCGACCACTACACGGATATTCTCTACCTTGTGGCCCTGGATTATGAAGAGGCCCCGGCAGACCTTGAGAAACTTATAGCGGATACGGAAAAACGCCTTGGCAATCTTGATTTTACCTATCTCGAGGAGCCGGAAAAAGGATATGCCTCAGAGGTGGCGGACAGCGAGGAGGAGCGTAAGGGATACATGGATGGGGTCAGGAAGGTCCGGGAGCGGATTATCGCAGGGGATATTCTGCAGGGTGTGCTTTCACGACGGGTTACCCTGCGGACGACGATTCCTCCCCTGGAAGCTTACCGGCACCTGAGGACTTCAAATCCTTCACCCTATCTCTTTTTTCTTGATTTTGATGATTATGCGATTTTCGGATCTTCCCCGGAGGTTCATGTAAAGGTAAAGGACGGATATGCGGAGATCCACCCCATCGCGGGAACCCGGCGGAGGGGGAAAACGGAGGAGGATGACCGTCACCTTGAAGAGGAGCTCAAAGCCGACGAAAAGGAGCGGGCCGAACACCTTATGCTGGTAGACCTGGCCCGTAACGATCTGGGACGGGTATGCGAACCTGGTACGATAAAAGTGACCTCCTTCATGGAGGTGGAACGTTATTCCCATGTCATGCATCTCGTATCGCGGGTGCGGGGAAAACTTGGAGACAGGAGTTCCGCCCAGGTGATTCGCGCCACCTTTCCTGCAGGAACCGTTTCCGGAGCACCCAAGCTGAAGGCCATGGAGATAATCGATTCCCTTGAACCGCTTCCCCGGGGTTTTTACGCGGGACTTGTGGGATACTTCGAACCCGGCGGGCAGATGGATACATGCATCACCATACGCGCGGCTCTGCAGCGGGGTGAGACTATTACCCTGCAGGCGGGCGCAGGAATCGTGTATGACTCGACCCCTGAGAGGGAGTACGAGGAAACGGGTGAAAAGCTCGGGGCTCTTCTTTCCGCCATCGAGGCACAGATCTGA
- a CDS encoding ABC transporter permease, which produces MRLSRQSLSTETHPERRWIRVNSPSAGPKTKLSNSNLLFIIAAVIFVLMYLFAIISFPRSFLQFQTFFDLFNLNAPLIIMTLGLCVVMIVGGIDISIGSVCGLVTMACAVFLESDAGSIPGALLIALAIGIAFGLLQGFLIAYLEIQPFIITLSGLFLAKGLLTSLHKDPINVSMPAFVALRDAKIMIPWLGTQNRLGVFIPCEIKPGVIIVIVLVALIAAFMKWSRVGRNVYAVGGNEQSAMMLGINVKGTKFFAYIICGLTAGIAGFVYIMTTGAGNVGNAAGFEIKAIASAIIGGTLLNGGVGNPLGAPIGTLTLLIINELIRAAGIQSNFQAIISGLLLYLFIVLQSVIMSLRGSKFKLALPLRLLPSRRQSGEKK; this is translated from the coding sequence ATGAGACTGTCGAGACAGAGTTTATCGACGGAAACACATCCGGAAAGAAGGTGGATTAGGGTGAATTCTCCGAGTGCCGGGCCCAAAACAAAACTATCGAATTCAAACCTTCTGTTTATCATTGCTGCAGTAATATTTGTACTGATGTACCTGTTTGCGATTATAAGTTTTCCGCGCAGTTTCCTGCAGTTTCAGACCTTCTTTGATCTGTTCAACCTGAATGCTCCGCTCATCATCATGACACTTGGGCTGTGCGTAGTTATGATCGTAGGCGGCATTGACATTTCCATAGGCTCAGTTTGCGGCCTGGTAACCATGGCCTGTGCCGTATTTCTGGAATCTGACGCGGGAAGCATTCCGGGCGCCCTGCTTATTGCTCTGGCCATAGGTATCGCATTCGGTCTCCTTCAGGGATTTCTCATTGCCTACCTTGAGATACAGCCATTTATCATAACGCTTTCAGGATTGTTCCTGGCGAAAGGACTGCTGACGTCACTCCACAAAGATCCGATCAACGTGAGCATGCCTGCTTTCGTTGCCCTGCGGGATGCAAAAATAATGATTCCCTGGCTTGGCACGCAGAACAGGCTGGGCGTCTTCATCCCCTGTGAAATCAAACCGGGTGTCATTATAGTGATAGTCCTTGTTGCCCTCATCGCCGCCTTTATGAAGTGGTCGCGGGTCGGCCGCAATGTTTACGCTGTCGGCGGCAATGAACAGAGTGCCATGATGCTCGGTATCAATGTAAAGGGAACGAAATTCTTCGCATACATTATATGCGGACTGACAGCCGGGATTGCGGGATTCGTGTACATAATGACGACAGGGGCTGGAAATGTGGGAAACGCGGCAGGGTTTGAAATAAAAGCAATAGCATCGGCTATAATAGGCGGCACCTTACTCAACGGCGGCGTAGGAAACCCGCTGGGTGCACCGATCGGCACACTGACCCTTCTGATAATCAATGAACTGATCCGTGCTGCGGGTATCCAGTCAAATTTCCAGGCGATAATCAGCGGGCTCCTGCTGTATCTTTTCATTGTACTGCAAAGCGTCATTATGTCATTGCGTGGGAGCAAATTCAAACTTGCCCTTCCGCTCCGGCTTCTGCCGTCGCGGCGGCAATCGGGGGAAAAAAAGTAG
- a CDS encoding single-stranded DNA-binding protein codes for MNQLNTIHLDGNLVRDPQRKETPKGTPVCTFSVASNRYFRQDEENKQEVSFFDVETWADTAETCAKVLKKGRGVRIFGRLKQDRWEDAEGKTQYRIKIVADKVEFRPQFNKTGKSDDAEDGASEDRVEEEAAELVI; via the coding sequence ATGAACCAACTGAACACTATCCATCTGGACGGAAACCTGGTGCGGGACCCCCAGCGAAAGGAGACACCAAAAGGTACCCCGGTCTGTACCTTTTCAGTGGCTTCCAACCGTTATTTTCGCCAGGATGAAGAGAACAAACAGGAGGTCTCCTTCTTCGATGTGGAGACCTGGGCCGATACTGCCGAGACTTGTGCAAAGGTCCTGAAGAAGGGGCGTGGGGTGCGTATTTTCGGGAGGCTCAAACAGGACCGCTGGGAAGATGCGGAGGGAAAGACCCAGTACCGGATAAAGATCGTTGCAGACAAGGTGGAATTCCGGCCTCAGTTCAATAAAACCGGTAAAAGTGATGATGCTGAAGACGGGGCGTCGGAGGACCGGGTGGAGGAGGAAGCTGCCGAGCTGGTGATATGA
- a CDS encoding ABC transporter permease, with protein sequence MKDKYSHLFLPVTVLVLLIIINLIKGVDYFSITIVNGAFYGNIPNILFGASELVILSIGMTLVTAASQGQDISIGVSATITSAIFVLFVLNAGEVTLLTIVAGFLISCAAGLVLGVFNGTLVSIFKVQPMVATLILLMGGRSIAFMIDGKLSPILANDISNQIGTVIPGVPIQTPIILTALFILIVVVVLKTTNLRLYVESVGINPSAARLNGINPKKIIFLTFLIMGVCTAVAGFIAVNKAGRHDSVNLLKFIMMDAILAVAIGGNSLGGGKFSITGSIIGAYTIEMLNRTLLRLEVEPEAILAFKAVFIMILMVVASPVTRFYSGKVLDKVRTMIGADETVETEFIDGNTSGKKVD encoded by the coding sequence TTGAAAGATAAATATTCTCATCTCTTTCTCCCCGTCACGGTTCTGGTACTCCTCATTATCATCAATCTGATCAAGGGGGTCGATTACTTCAGCATCACTATAGTAAACGGAGCATTTTACGGAAACATTCCGAATATACTGTTCGGCGCTTCGGAGCTGGTGATTCTGTCAATAGGCATGACTCTGGTTACTGCGGCCTCACAAGGGCAGGACATAAGCATAGGTGTCAGCGCTACCATTACGTCCGCCATATTTGTCCTGTTTGTCCTGAATGCCGGCGAAGTCACATTGTTAACCATAGTGGCGGGTTTTCTGATAAGCTGTGCAGCCGGTTTAGTCCTTGGCGTATTCAACGGTACCCTGGTTTCGATATTCAAAGTTCAGCCAATGGTTGCAACCCTCATACTTTTAATGGGAGGCAGGTCCATCGCCTTCATGATTGATGGCAAATTATCTCCCATTCTGGCAAATGATATATCGAATCAAATCGGTACAGTAATACCGGGAGTTCCTATACAGACTCCCATAATCCTGACCGCCCTGTTTATATTGATTGTCGTCGTAGTACTTAAAACCACGAACCTCAGGCTCTATGTGGAGTCGGTAGGAATCAACCCGAGCGCTGCGCGTTTGAACGGTATCAATCCGAAGAAAATCATATTCCTGACCTTTCTGATTATGGGAGTATGTACCGCCGTCGCAGGTTTCATCGCAGTGAACAAGGCGGGACGTCACGACAGCGTCAATCTGCTCAAGTTCATCATGATGGATGCGATTCTCGCCGTAGCAATCGGCGGGAACTCACTGGGCGGCGGGAAATTCAGCATTACCGGTTCTATCATCGGCGCATACACCATAGAGATGCTGAACAGGACCCTGCTCAGGCTGGAGGTGGAACCCGAGGCCATTCTGGCTTTCAAAGCGGTTTTCATTATGATTCTCATGGTAGTAGCTTCTCCGGTGACCAGGTTTTATTCCGGCAAGGTTCTGGACAAGGTTAGAACAATGATAGGGGCGGATGAGACTGTCGAGACAGAGTTTATCGACGGAAACACATCCGGAAAGAAGGTGGATTAG
- a CDS encoding ABC transporter substrate-binding protein, with product MYRIKKYVLTLSVFLLFISTISAGGRRDGNELTEINISYVKSPFNLQVMVMKEHGLLEKEFARDGIAVNWHEITSGAKQAEAMAAGSLDIASVMNTASVIIANAAGNNVDIIDVVSRPVDTFTIMTAAEGPADLSELSGKTVAGPKGTVLHQLLESVIRKEGLENVSLVSMGLPQAQAALLAGQVDAALLAAALVLKTQDAGGRILTTSAGYVQPLLVSVSPRSFTEEYPEIIRRYRKVQKESYRYIMENPEKALTIGASQQDISIEAARELYERSGIAESFTASDEQGLMKDIAFLRDLGMIEGEVSTEDLKSRLLDVQ from the coding sequence ATGTACCGTATAAAGAAATATGTTCTCACGCTGTCTGTTTTTCTGCTGTTCATTTCCACCATCTCCGCCGGTGGCCGGAGAGACGGAAATGAACTGACAGAGATCAACATCTCCTATGTAAAGTCCCCCTTCAACCTGCAGGTCATGGTAATGAAGGAACATGGCCTTCTCGAGAAGGAGTTCGCCCGGGACGGGATCGCCGTTAACTGGCATGAAATCACCTCCGGAGCCAAACAGGCCGAAGCCATGGCCGCCGGTTCTCTGGATATCGCCTCCGTTATGAACACCGCGTCGGTCATCATCGCCAATGCCGCCGGTAACAATGTGGATATCATCGATGTGGTCAGCAGACCGGTGGATACATTCACCATCATGACCGCCGCAGAAGGTCCCGCCGATTTGAGTGAATTAAGCGGAAAAACCGTAGCCGGTCCTAAAGGCACGGTTCTTCATCAGCTTCTGGAATCGGTCATCCGTAAAGAGGGCCTGGAAAATGTGAGTCTCGTGTCCATGGGACTGCCCCAGGCCCAGGCCGCCCTGCTGGCAGGCCAGGTGGATGCAGCCCTGCTGGCGGCTGCCCTGGTTCTAAAAACCCAGGATGCGGGAGGGCGGATACTCACCACCAGCGCCGGTTATGTGCAGCCCCTTTTGGTCAGCGTTTCTCCCCGCTCTTTTACCGAGGAGTATCCGGAAATCATCAGGCGCTACAGGAAGGTCCAGAAAGAGAGCTACCGCTATATTATGGAGAATCCCGAAAAAGCCCTGACCATCGGTGCCTCCCAGCAGGACATCTCCATTGAAGCCGCCCGGGAGCTTTATGAACGGAGCGGCATTGCCGAAAGCTTTACCGCCTCCGATGAACAGGGACTTATGAAAGACATCGCCTTCCTCAGAGACCTGGGAATGATCGAAGGAGAGGTCAGTACCGAAGACCTGAAGAGCAGGTTACTGGATGTTCAATAG
- a CDS encoding ABC transporter permease, giving the protein MRISTAKPGAGAGKLVLPLLVLILWTTASRNEWVHPYLLPSPRRVGEAAWTLLSRGELIRHLGVSLRRVLTGFVITLGIALPLSILIHFLGWIRNLTKGSLEFLRSIPPLSAIPLLILWFGIGEASKTAVIVMASFFPVFLNVLSGLNTVDESWRELADSLQLTRGDYLAAVLIPSALPSILTGIQLGISYSWRALMGAEMIAAASGIGYLILDSQEMGRIDRVFVGILTLGICGILLDRVLMKLFNSWIPWQNLEEGRTW; this is encoded by the coding sequence ATGCGGATATCCACAGCTAAGCCTGGCGCGGGGGCCGGTAAGCTTGTACTGCCGCTTCTGGTACTCATCCTCTGGACAACAGCGTCCCGGAACGAATGGGTCCATCCCTACCTGCTCCCCTCCCCCCGCCGGGTGGGAGAAGCAGCATGGACCCTGCTGTCCCGGGGGGAGCTGATACGACACCTTGGTGTCAGTCTGAGGAGGGTTTTGACGGGATTCGTCATTACCCTGGGTATCGCTCTGCCCTTGAGCATTCTGATCCATTTTCTGGGCTGGATCAGGAACCTGACAAAAGGAAGCCTGGAATTCCTTCGTTCCATACCACCTCTCTCGGCGATTCCTCTGCTTATCCTGTGGTTCGGCATCGGCGAAGCCTCCAAAACCGCCGTCATCGTTATGGCCTCTTTTTTTCCGGTATTCCTCAATGTACTGAGCGGCCTGAATACCGTGGATGAAAGCTGGCGGGAACTGGCCGACTCGCTGCAACTGACCAGGGGGGACTACCTTGCAGCGGTGCTGATTCCTTCGGCTCTTCCCTCAATTCTGACGGGTATTCAGCTGGGGATAAGCTACAGCTGGCGGGCACTGATGGGAGCGGAAATGATCGCCGCCGCCTCGGGTATCGGCTACCTGATTCTGGATTCCCAGGAAATGGGACGGATAGACCGGGTATTCGTGGGAATTCTGACCCTGGGAATCTGCGGTATCCTGCTGGACCGTGTCCTGATGAAGCTGTTCAACAGCTGGATACCATGGCAGAATCTCGAAGAGGGGCGGACATGGTAG
- a CDS encoding substrate-binding domain-containing protein gives MKKLSIFCIFALLLIIMLSPVMVFAGGSKDTDSAGDLIRVGIVNLPPEESGYRQANVEDMNNVFSRANGYDAKQTNTGDNSEQIAAAKGYIRDGVDYLLISAANASGWDDTLKSAKDAGIKVILFDRAIDTEKSNYQAALLSDMAYEGDTAVAWVLGLKLDKINLILIRGQMGSAAEIGRSGAVLKAEKEGKLNIVADGTGGDSWSLEEARKVVEAAIAAGKDFNVIYAENDGMAQGAVQALEAAGISHGKGGKVKIIGFDFNRFALRNVQAGYWDADMQCNPRQAAEISKWIKSGNLPDGIVYQEELLLTTDTITDKDIEKWGINADPGKGVITR, from the coding sequence ATGAAAAAGCTTTCAATTTTCTGCATCTTTGCTTTACTGTTAATTATCATGCTGTCACCGGTAATGGTCTTTGCCGGAGGCAGTAAAGACACAGACTCAGCCGGTGATCTTATCAGGGTCGGTATCGTGAACCTGCCGCCGGAAGAATCGGGTTACCGGCAGGCCAATGTTGAAGACATGAACAATGTCTTCTCAAGGGCGAACGGCTATGACGCAAAACAAACCAATACCGGCGACAACAGCGAGCAGATTGCCGCAGCAAAAGGCTACATTCGCGATGGAGTGGATTACCTCCTGATCTCAGCTGCAAACGCATCCGGATGGGACGACACCTTAAAATCTGCAAAAGACGCAGGCATAAAGGTTATTCTCTTTGACCGTGCGATTGATACAGAAAAATCAAACTATCAGGCAGCCCTTCTTTCGGATATGGCGTATGAAGGCGATACAGCGGTAGCTTGGGTTTTAGGTCTGAAGCTTGATAAGATTAATTTGATCCTTATTCGCGGCCAGATGGGATCCGCGGCTGAAATTGGCCGCAGTGGCGCTGTTCTCAAAGCCGAAAAAGAAGGGAAACTCAATATCGTGGCGGACGGGACAGGAGGAGACAGCTGGAGTCTTGAGGAAGCCCGCAAAGTGGTAGAAGCCGCAATAGCCGCAGGAAAGGATTTCAACGTTATCTATGCGGAAAACGACGGAATGGCGCAAGGTGCCGTACAGGCCCTCGAGGCGGCCGGAATCTCCCACGGCAAGGGAGGCAAGGTCAAGATTATTGGTTTTGACTTTAACCGCTTTGCACTTCGGAACGTGCAGGCCGGCTACTGGGATGCCGACATGCAGTGCAATCCGCGTCAGGCTGCCGAGATTTCCAAGTGGATCAAAAGCGGCAATCTCCCCGACGGAATCGTGTATCAGGAGGAATTACTCTTAACTACCGACACGATAACTGACAAAGACATCGAAAAATGGGGGATCAATGCTGATCCCGGCAAAGGTGTGATAACAAGGTAG
- a CDS encoding bifunctional anthranilate synthase component II/anthranilate phosphoribosyltransferase, with product MYVLIDNYDSFTWNIYQYLTELTNTPVRVFRNDRISLKELLDLPMKGLIISPGPGRPSEAGISIEAIRSFAGKVPILGICLGHQAIGEAFGGKTVQARRIVHGKTEEIDNDGKGVFRNLPSRPLFTRYHSLAVEEDSLPEQLEVSARSDDGEIMGLRHREYEIEGVQFHPESIASEDGKKLLANFIEYRREPYPLQRNLQRIISGEDLSREEAAGFMREVTEGSVLPAKLAACLTAFNAKGITPEEVAGCAQVLQEKRVTVRAEKPVLDTCGTGGDGQGTFNISSMAALIASACGAEVAKHGNRAISSLCGSADFYRALGINIDLGPEDAERMIREEGFAFLFAPRYHGAMRHAAQVRRELGFKTIMNMLGPLANPAGAEYQLIGVFDGEKSELMARAAMLLGIKRGMVVHGSDGLDELTVTGPSKIVRFAQGEELVEEEFFPQDLGIKPCTLKDLQGGEAEDNAAMARDLIDGGGKPALRDAACLNAGAALLVYGLAESIGEGYTMALKSLSSGQVREKLQAVIEASQR from the coding sequence ATGTACGTACTGATAGATAACTACGATTCCTTTACCTGGAATATATACCAGTATCTTACAGAATTGACAAACACGCCGGTCAGGGTATTCCGTAACGACAGGATCAGCCTTAAGGAGCTGCTGGATCTGCCCATGAAGGGCCTGATCATATCCCCCGGTCCTGGAAGACCTTCCGAGGCGGGAATAAGTATCGAAGCAATCCGCAGTTTTGCCGGGAAAGTCCCGATCCTTGGAATCTGCCTGGGACATCAGGCCATAGGGGAGGCCTTCGGCGGGAAGACTGTACAGGCACGGCGTATTGTGCACGGGAAAACCGAGGAGATTGATAACGACGGCAAGGGGGTATTCAGAAACCTCCCTTCCCGCCCGCTTTTTACCCGCTATCATTCCCTTGCGGTGGAGGAGGACTCCCTCCCCGAACAGCTTGAAGTGAGCGCCCGCTCCGATGACGGAGAAATTATGGGACTTCGTCACCGGGAATATGAAATCGAGGGTGTGCAGTTTCATCCCGAGTCAATCGCATCGGAGGACGGGAAAAAGCTCCTGGCCAACTTTATCGAGTACCGGCGGGAACCCTATCCCCTTCAGCGGAACCTGCAGCGGATAATTTCCGGAGAGGATCTGAGCAGGGAGGAGGCTGCGGGATTCATGCGGGAGGTCACCGAAGGAAGCGTCCTCCCCGCGAAACTGGCGGCCTGTCTTACCGCCTTCAACGCCAAGGGGATCACCCCGGAAGAGGTAGCGGGCTGTGCCCAGGTGCTGCAGGAAAAACGGGTCACCGTCCGGGCGGAGAAACCGGTTCTCGATACCTGCGGTACCGGCGGCGACGGCCAGGGGACCTTCAATATCTCCTCCATGGCGGCCCTGATTGCCTCCGCCTGCGGTGCGGAGGTGGCCAAGCACGGAAACCGGGCCATAAGCTCCCTCTGCGGCAGCGCGGATTTTTACCGTGCCCTGGGAATCAACATCGATCTTGGACCGGAGGATGCTGAGAGGATGATCCGGGAGGAGGGCTTTGCCTTCCTTTTTGCTCCCCGTTATCACGGTGCCATGCGCCATGCCGCACAGGTCCGCAGGGAGCTGGGGTTCAAGACGATCATGAATATGCTCGGTCCCCTGGCGAATCCCGCGGGGGCGGAGTATCAGCTTATCGGTGTGTTCGACGGGGAAAAGAGCGAGCTGATGGCCAGGGCGGCGATGCTGCTGGGCATCAAGCGGGGAATGGTTGTCCACGGATCAGACGGACTGGATGAACTGACGGTTACCGGTCCTTCAAAAATAGTCCGTTTCGCCCAGGGAGAAGAGCTGGTGGAGGAGGAGTTCTTTCCCCAGGATCTGGGTATAAAGCCCTGCACTCTTAAAGATCTGCAGGGAGGAGAAGCGGAGGATAACGCCGCCATGGCCAGGGACCTTATAGACGGAGGCGGGAAGCCCGCACTGCGGGACGCCGCCTGCCTCAACGCCGGAGCGGCCCTGCTTGTCTACGGACTGGCGGAGAGTATAGGGGAAGGCTATACCATGGCTCTGAAATCCCTGAGCTCGGGACAGGTCCGGGAAAAACTGCAGGCTGTTATCGAGGCTTCACAACGATGA